A single genomic interval of Saccharospirillum mangrovi harbors:
- a CDS encoding cytochrome b, with product MSANKPAIMQWIDQRLPVTSAYEKHMSKYYAPKNLNWWYVFGLLAMLVFVNQILTGIWLTMSFTPSAEAAFGSVEYIMRDVHSGWIIRYMHSTGASFFFIVVYLHMFRGIMYGSYQKPRELIWVFGMFIYLAMMAEGFMGYVLPWGQMSYWGAQVIISLFGAIPVIGDGLTEWIRGDFLISGITLNRFFALHVIAIPLVLALLVVLHILALHEVGSNNPDGVDIKKHMDDKGRPLDGIPFHPYFTIGKLPMIVIFLIVFCGVIFFFPEGGGYFLEHANFEAANPLKTPEHIAPVWYYGAFYSILRAVPDKLMGVIAMGGAIAILFVLPWLDRSPVRSWRYKGWYSKIALVLFAVAFAGLTYLGGQPVNPLNTWLARVGSIIYFAYFLLMPIYTRIETTKPVPERVPE from the coding sequence ATGAGTGCTAACAAGCCTGCCATCATGCAGTGGATTGATCAGCGATTGCCCGTCACCAGTGCTTACGAAAAGCACATGTCCAAATACTACGCACCGAAGAATTTGAACTGGTGGTACGTTTTTGGTCTGTTGGCCATGCTGGTCTTTGTTAACCAGATCCTGACTGGTATCTGGCTGACCATGTCGTTCACACCGAGTGCGGAAGCGGCCTTCGGTTCAGTCGAATACATCATGCGCGATGTTCATTCCGGCTGGATCATTCGCTACATGCATTCCACCGGTGCGTCCTTTTTCTTTATCGTCGTCTATCTGCACATGTTCCGCGGCATCATGTACGGCTCGTATCAAAAACCTCGCGAGCTGATCTGGGTGTTTGGCATGTTCATTTACCTGGCGATGATGGCAGAAGGCTTCATGGGTTACGTGTTGCCGTGGGGTCAGATGTCATACTGGGGCGCCCAGGTGATCATCTCTCTGTTCGGTGCGATCCCTGTTATTGGTGATGGCCTGACCGAATGGATCCGCGGTGACTTCCTGATTTCCGGCATTACCCTGAACCGTTTCTTCGCGCTGCACGTCATTGCCATTCCGTTGGTGTTGGCGCTGTTGGTGGTGCTGCATATTCTGGCACTGCACGAAGTGGGTTCTAACAACCCGGACGGTGTCGACATCAAGAAACACATGGATGACAAAGGTCGGCCGCTGGACGGCATTCCGTTCCATCCGTATTTCACCATTGGCAAACTGCCGATGATCGTCATCTTCCTGATCGTTTTCTGCGGCGTCATTTTCTTCTTCCCGGAAGGCGGCGGCTATTTCCTTGAGCACGCTAACTTCGAAGCTGCCAACCCGCTGAAAACGCCGGAGCACATTGCGCCGGTTTGGTATTACGGAGCGTTCTACTCCATTTTGCGTGCGGTGCCAGACAAGCTGATGGGTGTTATCGCCATGGGTGGCGCCATCGCCATTCTGTTTGTGTTGCCCTGGCTGGATCGCAGCCCGGTTCGTTCCTGGCGCTATAAAGGTTGGTACAGCAAGATCGCCTTGGTTCTGTTCGCGGTGGCGTTTGCCGGGTTGACCTATTTGGGTGGTCAGCCGGTTAATCCGCTAAACACCTGGTTGGCGCGCGTTGGTTCCATCATCTACTTCGCCTACTTCTTGTTGATGCCAATCTACACCCGGATTGAAACCACCAAGCCTGTGCCGGAGAGGGTGCCAGAATGA
- the prfC gene encoding peptide chain release factor 3, with protein MSQSIASEVGKRHTFAIISHPDAGKTTITEKVLLFGRALQTAGTVKGKKSGQHAKSDWMEMEKERGISITTSVMQFPYQDKLVNLLDTPGHEDFSEDTYRTLTAVDSCLMVIDAAKGVEDRTIKLMDVARMRETPVLTFMNKLDRDIRDPIELMDEVENILKISCAPITWPIGQGKQFKGVYHLLNDEVILYQSGMGHTIAERRAIQGLDNPELDSVLGSYAEELREEIELLKAAANPFDLEEFLAGQMTPVFFGTALGNFGVDHMLDGLIQWAPTPQPRATEARLVQADEEAFSGFVFKIQANMDPNHRDRVAFLRIVSGKYEKGMKMHQVRLGRDVRISDALTFLAGDRSAVEEAWAGDIIGLHNHGTIQIGDTFTQGEDLKFTGIPNFAPELFRRIRLKDPLKAKQLQKGLLQLSEEGAVQVFRPLKNNDLIVGAVGLLQFDVVAQRLKSEYKVEAVYEPISVATARWVEAPDERKLEQFRDKAHDNLALDGGDNLTYIAPTMVNLQMAQERHPDIGFRKTREH; from the coding sequence ATGAGCCAATCCATCGCCAGCGAAGTGGGCAAGCGCCACACCTTCGCCATCATCTCCCACCCCGATGCCGGTAAAACAACCATCACCGAAAAGGTGTTGCTGTTCGGACGTGCCTTGCAGACCGCCGGTACCGTGAAGGGCAAGAAATCAGGCCAGCACGCCAAATCCGACTGGATGGAAATGGAGAAAGAGCGTGGCATCTCAATTACCACCTCAGTGATGCAATTCCCGTATCAGGACAAGCTGGTCAACCTGCTTGATACCCCCGGACACGAAGACTTCTCCGAAGATACCTACCGGACATTAACTGCGGTGGATTCCTGTTTGATGGTGATCGACGCCGCCAAGGGTGTCGAAGACCGGACCATCAAACTGATGGACGTAGCGCGCATGCGCGAAACGCCGGTACTGACCTTTATGAACAAGCTCGACCGCGACATCCGCGACCCGATCGAGCTGATGGACGAAGTCGAAAACATCCTCAAGATCAGCTGCGCGCCGATCACCTGGCCGATTGGGCAAGGCAAGCAATTCAAGGGTGTGTATCACCTGCTGAACGACGAAGTGATTCTGTATCAGAGCGGTATGGGCCACACCATTGCAGAGCGTCGCGCCATTCAGGGGTTGGACAATCCGGAACTGGATTCGGTGCTGGGCAGTTACGCCGAAGAGCTGCGTGAGGAAATCGAACTGCTCAAAGCGGCAGCAAATCCGTTCGATCTGGAAGAATTCCTGGCCGGACAGATGACGCCGGTATTCTTCGGCACCGCCTTGGGTAATTTTGGTGTCGACCACATGCTCGATGGTCTGATTCAGTGGGCGCCGACGCCGCAACCCCGGGCGACTGAAGCGCGTCTGGTTCAAGCGGACGAAGAGGCGTTTTCCGGTTTTGTGTTCAAGATTCAGGCGAACATGGACCCGAACCACCGCGACCGCGTTGCCTTTCTGCGCATCGTCTCCGGCAAGTACGAGAAAGGCATGAAGATGCATCAGGTGCGGCTGGGCCGCGATGTGCGCATCTCGGATGCGTTGACGTTTCTGGCCGGCGACCGTTCGGCCGTCGAAGAAGCCTGGGCGGGCGATATCATCGGTTTGCACAACCACGGCACCATTCAGATCGGCGACACCTTTACCCAGGGTGAGGATCTGAAATTCACCGGCATTCCGAACTTCGCCCCGGAACTGTTCCGCCGCATTCGACTAAAAGATCCGCTCAAGGCCAAGCAGTTGCAAAAGGGTTTGCTACAGTTGTCTGAAGAAGGCGCTGTTCAGGTATTCCGGCCGCTGAAGAACAACGACTTGATCGTTGGGGCGGTGGGTCTGCTACAGTTTGATGTCGTGGCACAGCGTTTGAAAAGCGAGTACAAGGTAGAAGCCGTCTACGAGCCGATCAGCGTGGCAACCGCGCGCTGGGTTGAAGCGCCGGATGAGCGCAAGCTCGAGCAGTTCCGCGATAAGGCACACGACAACCTGGCGCTTGATGGCGGCGATAACCTGACCTACATCGCGCCCACCATGGTCAATTTGCAAATGGCGCAAGAGCGGCATCCGGACATCGGATTCCGCAAGACGCGGGAGCATTGA
- a CDS encoding LysR family transcriptional regulator translates to MIEKLELKQLRTLSVLLQTGSISAAAEALGVTQQAVSAQLNRLRSLLGDDLFVRSGQGIAPTLYARSLQTQVQQILTAVQAIPLPGQQDLRTLERTLVISATDYTQHLVALPLATALRDWAPGVRLKIINIESQALTRRMQQGDIDLALTTSGYVPNGLTSIALFTEEYRLCSAHLSIPQDQALALSELAGFDFVVTSPGTADFKGSAQDWFERRGIERRVVLSVPSFYMAQRALQMSPMVAFLPARLPLLAGVYCLPLETQPPGYEVVAAYHPGAASDPLLVQVLSWLQNRF, encoded by the coding sequence ATGATCGAAAAATTGGAACTCAAACAACTGCGCACCCTGTCTGTTTTGCTGCAAACCGGATCGATTTCCGCGGCGGCTGAAGCCTTGGGTGTGACTCAGCAAGCGGTCAGTGCGCAACTGAATCGTTTGCGCAGTTTGTTGGGCGATGATTTATTTGTTCGTTCCGGTCAGGGTATAGCGCCGACCTTGTATGCCCGGTCTTTGCAAACCCAGGTGCAACAGATATTAACGGCGGTACAGGCGATACCTTTGCCGGGGCAACAGGACCTGCGCACGCTCGAGCGCACGCTGGTGATATCGGCGACCGATTACACCCAGCATCTGGTGGCCTTGCCGCTGGCGACGGCGCTGCGCGACTGGGCGCCCGGAGTCCGACTGAAAATCATCAATATTGAAAGTCAGGCACTGACACGACGCATGCAGCAGGGCGACATTGATCTGGCGTTAACCACGTCTGGCTATGTGCCCAACGGGCTGACGTCGATTGCCTTGTTCACCGAAGAATATCGGCTGTGTTCTGCGCACCTTTCTATTCCGCAAGATCAGGCGTTGGCGTTGTCGGAATTGGCTGGTTTTGATTTTGTCGTGACGTCGCCGGGCACGGCCGATTTCAAAGGCTCGGCACAGGATTGGTTTGAACGGCGCGGCATTGAGCGTCGAGTGGTGTTAAGTGTGCCGTCGTTTTACATGGCACAACGGGCGTTGCAAATGTCGCCAATGGTCGCGTTTTTACCGGCGCGTTTGCCGTTATTGGCAGGTGTTTATTGCTTGCCATTGGAAACCCAACCGCCCGGATACGAAGTGGTGGCGGCGTACCACCCTGGCGCTGCCTCCGATCCATTGTTGGTGCAGGTTTTGAGCTGGTTACAAAACCGGTTTTAA
- the rplM gene encoding 50S ribosomal protein L13: MKTFVAKPAEVKRDWYIVDADGLTLGRLATEIARRLRGKHKAEFTPNVDTGDYIVVVNAEKVAVTGRKANQKMYHRHTGYPGGLKSMSFNKMIDHKPEQIIELAVKGMIPRTPLGRTMLKKLKVYAGTEHPHTAQQPKELKI; encoded by the coding sequence ATGAAAACATTCGTAGCAAAACCGGCAGAAGTGAAGCGCGACTGGTACATCGTCGACGCTGACGGTCTGACCCTGGGTCGTCTGGCCACTGAAATCGCTCGTCGTCTGCGCGGTAAGCACAAGGCCGAGTTCACTCCCAACGTTGATACCGGCGATTACATCGTCGTGGTTAACGCTGAGAAAGTAGCCGTGACTGGTCGTAAGGCCAATCAAAAGATGTATCACCGTCACACCGGTTACCCTGGTGGCCTGAAGTCCATGAGCTTCAATAAGATGATTGATCACAAACCTGAGCAGATCATCGAATTGGCCGTTAAAGGCATGATCCCCCGCACACCGCTGGGCCGGACCATGTTGAAGAAGCTGAAGGTGTATGCCGGTACTGAACATCCGCATACTGCTCAGCAGCCAAAAGAACTGAAGATTTAA
- a CDS encoding RidA family protein produces the protein MPIVTINPEQLYDGAAVGLSQATVDTDSGLVFVSGQVDWDSDSRRQHDGIVDQAEAAFANLMIALQAAGSGTSAVLQLRIYVRGEVADHLPAVAPLLPKYFGNHRPALTGVGVASLAEPDLLIEIEAVAKVMR, from the coding sequence ATGCCAATAGTGACCATCAACCCGGAACAACTCTACGACGGCGCAGCGGTTGGACTGTCGCAAGCGACGGTCGATACAGACAGCGGACTGGTGTTTGTCTCTGGTCAGGTCGATTGGGACAGCGACAGTCGACGCCAGCACGATGGCATAGTCGACCAGGCCGAAGCGGCATTCGCTAACCTGATGATTGCTCTGCAAGCGGCCGGTTCCGGTACCTCGGCTGTATTGCAATTGCGCATCTATGTGCGTGGCGAAGTGGCCGATCACTTACCGGCTGTCGCGCCCTTGTTGCCCAAATATTTTGGCAATCACCGGCCTGCCTTGACCGGTGTCGGTGTGGCTTCTTTGGCCGAGCCTGATCTGTTAATTGAAATCGAAGCCGTTGCCAAAGTGATGCGCTGA
- the cmoA gene encoding carboxy-S-adenosyl-L-methionine synthase CmoA: MPHDKDTLYATDHGQVADFRFDEQVARVFPDMIKRSVPGYSHIVAMIGVLAEQYAQPDSQLYDLGSSLGAASLAMRHRVHAPGARIIAVDNSQAMLDRSRDFLDSEDLPTPVQTLCADITDLTLERASFVVLNFTLQFIPLEQRQATLQRIYDGMLPGGALVLSEKLRFENPVQEQLLSQHHHDFKRANGYSDLEISQKRQAIERVLLPESADDHLNRLRNVGFQVATLWYQSFNFASFLAIK, encoded by the coding sequence ATGCCGCACGACAAAGACACCCTTTACGCCACCGACCACGGCCAGGTCGCCGACTTCCGTTTTGATGAACAGGTGGCGCGCGTATTCCCTGACATGATCAAGCGGTCGGTGCCTGGCTACAGCCACATCGTCGCCATGATTGGCGTACTGGCCGAACAGTACGCCCAGCCCGACAGCCAACTGTACGATCTCGGCTCATCGCTGGGCGCCGCCAGTCTGGCAATGCGCCACCGCGTTCATGCACCCGGCGCGCGCATCATCGCCGTCGACAACAGCCAGGCAATGCTCGACCGCAGCCGCGATTTTCTCGACAGCGAAGATTTACCCACGCCCGTACAAACACTGTGCGCGGACATCACCGACTTAACCTTGGAACGCGCTTCGTTTGTGGTGCTGAATTTCACCTTGCAATTCATTCCACTCGAACAACGCCAGGCAACCTTGCAACGTATCTACGACGGCATGTTACCCGGCGGCGCATTGGTGCTGTCGGAAAAACTTCGCTTTGAAAACCCGGTGCAAGAGCAATTGCTCAGCCAGCATCATCACGACTTCAAACGCGCCAACGGTTATAGCGATCTGGAGATCAGTCAGAAACGTCAGGCTATTGAACGGGTGCTGTTACCCGAAAGCGCTGACGATCATTTAAACCGATTGCGCAACGTTGGTTTTCAAGTCGCCACACTCTGGTACCAGAGCTTTAATTTCGCGTCGTTCCTGGCCATCAAATGA
- a CDS encoding F0F1 ATP synthase subunit epsilon: MAMTVHCDIVSAEEKIFEGLVETIVCEGEQGELGIKPKHAPLLTRLNPAPVKLTLQNGKEEVYYVSGGFLEVQPEVVTILADTALRANDIDEAAAEKAKQDAEQAIADKMAEAEFAQVAADLARAAAQLRTLREFKRKK, encoded by the coding sequence ATGGCCATGACAGTTCATTGCGATATCGTCAGTGCCGAAGAGAAGATCTTCGAAGGACTGGTCGAGACCATCGTCTGTGAAGGCGAGCAAGGCGAGCTGGGTATCAAACCCAAGCACGCGCCCTTGCTGACTCGTCTGAATCCGGCGCCGGTCAAGCTGACGCTGCAAAACGGTAAAGAAGAAGTGTACTACGTCTCCGGTGGCTTCCTGGAAGTCCAGCCGGAAGTGGTCACCATTCTTGCAGACACCGCCTTGCGTGCGAACGACATCGACGAAGCCGCTGCAGAAAAAGCCAAGCAGGACGCCGAACAAGCCATCGCCGACAAGATGGCCGAAGCGGAATTCGCTCAGGTCGCTGCCGACCTGGCGCGTGCTGCGGCTCAGTTGCGTACCTTGCGGGAATTCAAACGTAAGAAATGA
- the rpsI gene encoding 30S ribosomal protein S9: protein MTAIQQHYGTGRRKTSAARVYLRPGNGDIRINKRSLEEYFGRETSRMIVRQPLELVEMTDKFDVVISVSGGGANGQAGAIRHGITRALIAYDENLRKPLRAAGYVTRDARMVERKKIGLHKARKRPQYSKR, encoded by the coding sequence ATGACAGCCATTCAGCAACATTACGGTACCGGTCGCCGCAAGACCTCTGCCGCTCGCGTCTATCTGCGTCCCGGCAACGGTGACATTCGCATCAACAAGCGCTCTCTGGAAGAGTACTTCGGTCGCGAAACTTCACGCATGATCGTGCGTCAGCCGCTCGAACTGGTCGAAATGACTGACAAGTTCGACGTAGTCATCAGCGTCTCTGGCGGTGGTGCAAACGGTCAGGCCGGTGCGATTCGCCACGGCATCACCCGTGCGTTGATTGCATACGACGAAAACCTGCGCAAACCTCTGCGTGCTGCCGGTTACGTGACCCGCGATGCGCGTATGGTCGAGCGTAAGAAAATCGGTCTGCACAAAGCGCGTAAGCGTCCTCAGTACTCCAAGCGTTAA
- the cmoB gene encoding tRNA 5-methoxyuridine(34)/uridine 5-oxyacetic acid(34) synthase CmoB, which produces MIDYRPFIDCLGDTALSHWQAPLAEQLAQLFAQLNDGNLPRFLKQLDVLPNLSDVKIDLDTVALSSGKPLSSEQKNQLENALRGLIPWRKGPFRFFDINIDAEWRCDWKWTRVAPHLSDLKNRTILDVGSGNGYYGWRMKAAGARLVAGIDPSWLSVVQHLAFNHYVGDTSHVVLPLTLEQLTPEINAFDTVFSMGVLYHRRSPLDHLNELRGALRPGGELVLETLVIEGGEREALVPPGRYARMNNVWFLPSPQALALWLEKVGFIDVRIVDVTYTSTEEQRNTDWKPGQSLTDYLDPDHPNKTIEGLPAPLRATLIARKPDDQQRLRRYQLD; this is translated from the coding sequence ATGATCGATTACCGACCCTTTATTGACTGTCTCGGCGACACCGCGCTCAGTCATTGGCAAGCACCACTGGCAGAACAATTAGCGCAATTATTTGCGCAATTAAACGACGGTAATTTGCCACGGTTTTTAAAACAGTTAGATGTTTTACCAAACCTCAGCGACGTTAAAATTGATCTCGATACCGTCGCACTGAGCAGCGGTAAACCGCTTAGTTCCGAACAAAAAAACCAACTGGAAAATGCGTTACGCGGATTAATCCCCTGGCGCAAAGGTCCGTTTCGTTTTTTTGATATCAACATCGATGCCGAATGGCGTTGCGACTGGAAATGGACGCGCGTTGCGCCGCATCTCAGCGACTTAAAAAACCGCACCATTTTAGACGTCGGCAGTGGCAACGGCTACTACGGCTGGCGCATGAAAGCGGCCGGCGCGCGCTTAGTGGCGGGCATTGATCCATCCTGGTTGTCGGTGGTGCAACACCTGGCGTTCAACCACTACGTTGGCGACACCAGCCACGTTGTACTGCCGCTCACACTGGAACAATTAACACCAGAAATAAACGCGTTCGATACCGTGTTTTCCATGGGCGTTTTGTACCATCGACGTTCGCCACTGGATCATTTAAATGAACTGCGCGGCGCGTTACGACCGGGTGGCGAATTGGTGTTGGAAACGCTGGTAATTGAAGGCGGCGAACGCGAAGCGTTGGTGCCACCGGGTCGTTATGCGCGTATGAATAACGTCTGGTTTTTACCGTCACCACAGGCATTGGCGTTGTGGTTGGAAAAGGTGGGTTTTATCGATGTTCGAATTGTCGATGTCACTTACACCAGCACCGAAGAACAACGAAATACCGACTGGAAACCGGGGCAATCTTTAACGGATTACCTGGACCCGGATCATCCGAATAAAACCATCGAAGGTTTACCGGCACCACTGCGCGCAACGTTGATCGCCCGCAAACCGGACGATCAACAGCGGCTACGACGCTATCAGTTGGATTAA
- the atpD gene encoding F0F1 ATP synthase subunit beta, producing MSSGRITQIIGAVVDVEFPRDSVPKVYDALKVNEVGLTLEVQQQLGDGIVRAIAMGSTEGVKRGLEVLNTGDAISVPVGKATLGRILNVLGEPIDERGDIGSQEFATIHRDAPSYAEQSQNTELLETGIKVIDLICPFAKGGKVGLFGGAGVGKTVNMLELINNIAIEHSGLSVFAGVGERTREGNDFYHEMSDAGVIKLDNLAESKVAMVYGQMNEPPGNRLRVALTGLTMAEQFRDEGRDVLLFVDNIYRYTLAGTEVSALLGRMPSAVGYQPTLAEEMGVLQERITSTKTGSITSVQAVYVPADDPTDPSPATTFAHLDATVMLSRDIAALGIYPAVDPLASTSRQLDPLVVGNEHYNCARGVQGVLQKYKELKDIIAILGMDELSDEDKLTVARARKIERFLSQPFHVAEVFTGAPGKYVSLKETIRGFQGILDGEYDEIAEQDFYMKGSIDEVLEAHNARSKG from the coding sequence ATGAGTAGCGGACGTATCACCCAGATCATCGGCGCCGTTGTCGACGTGGAATTCCCGCGCGACAGCGTCCCCAAGGTCTATGACGCTCTGAAAGTAAATGAAGTCGGTCTGACGCTCGAAGTTCAGCAACAGCTGGGCGACGGCATCGTTCGGGCCATTGCCATGGGAAGCACCGAAGGTGTGAAGCGTGGCTTGGAAGTACTGAACACTGGCGACGCCATCAGCGTGCCGGTTGGCAAGGCGACCCTCGGTCGCATCCTGAACGTTCTCGGCGAGCCGATCGATGAGCGTGGTGACATTGGCTCGCAAGAGTTTGCCACCATTCACCGCGACGCCCCGAGCTACGCTGAGCAATCGCAGAACACCGAGCTGCTGGAAACCGGCATCAAGGTAATCGACCTGATCTGCCCGTTCGCCAAAGGCGGTAAAGTCGGTCTGTTCGGCGGCGCCGGTGTGGGTAAAACGGTCAACATGCTCGAGCTGATCAACAACATCGCCATCGAACACTCCGGCTTGTCGGTTTTCGCCGGTGTCGGTGAGCGGACTCGTGAAGGTAACGACTTCTATCACGAAATGAGTGATGCCGGCGTTATCAAACTGGACAATCTGGCGGAATCAAAAGTAGCCATGGTTTACGGCCAGATGAACGAGCCGCCCGGTAACCGTCTGCGTGTAGCGCTGACCGGTCTGACCATGGCTGAACAGTTCCGTGACGAAGGTCGTGACGTTCTGTTGTTCGTCGACAACATCTACCGTTACACCCTGGCCGGTACCGAAGTATCGGCACTGCTCGGCCGTATGCCGTCTGCGGTGGGTTACCAGCCGACGCTGGCGGAAGAAATGGGCGTTCTGCAGGAACGTATTACGTCCACCAAAACCGGTTCCATCACCTCCGTTCAGGCGGTGTACGTACCGGCGGATGACCCGACTGACCCGTCTCCGGCCACCACCTTCGCTCACTTGGATGCGACCGTGATGTTGAGCCGTGACATCGCTGCTCTGGGTATCTACCCGGCGGTGGATCCGTTGGCTTCCACTTCCCGTCAGCTCGACCCGCTGGTGGTTGGTAACGAGCACTACAACTGCGCGCGTGGCGTTCAGGGCGTGTTGCAGAAGTACAAGGAACTGAAAGACATCATCGCCATTCTCGGCATGGACGAACTGTCAGACGAAGACAAACTGACCGTAGCGCGCGCTCGTAAGATCGAACGCTTCCTGTCCCAGCCGTTCCACGTGGCGGAAGTCTTCACCGGCGCTCCGGGCAAATACGTTTCACTGAAAGAAACCATCCGTGGTTTCCAGGGCATCCTGGACGGTGAATACGACGAGATCGCCGAGCAGGACTTCTACATGAAGGGTTCTATCGACGAAGTTCTGGAAGCACACAACGCCCGTAGCAAAGGCTAA
- the petA gene encoding ubiquinol-cytochrome c reductase iron-sulfur subunit: MTQDGVNKGRRRFLYIAAGAMGAAGAVGVATPFVKSWYPSEKAKAVGAPVSVDIGTLEAGEMRTVEWRGKPIFVVRRTQTMIDSLKSDGLMNRLADPQSEVTSQQPEYAQNLLRARSEDLAVLEGVCTHLGCAPEFRPEVEPQPFDENWMGGFFCPCHGSKYDLAGRVYRGVPAPANLVVPPYRVDGTILTIGEETA, encoded by the coding sequence ATGACGCAAGACGGCGTAAATAAGGGTCGGCGCCGCTTTCTCTACATTGCCGCAGGAGCCATGGGCGCCGCGGGTGCAGTGGGAGTCGCAACCCCTTTCGTCAAATCCTGGTACCCCAGTGAAAAAGCCAAGGCTGTTGGTGCGCCGGTCAGTGTTGATATCGGTACGCTGGAGGCTGGGGAAATGCGAACCGTTGAGTGGCGTGGCAAACCTATTTTTGTTGTGCGCCGTACTCAGACCATGATCGACAGTCTGAAGTCAGATGGTCTGATGAATCGTTTGGCCGATCCTCAATCCGAAGTCACTTCTCAGCAACCCGAATACGCTCAGAATTTGTTGCGCGCCCGCTCCGAAGATCTGGCCGTGTTAGAAGGCGTGTGCACGCACTTGGGTTGCGCGCCGGAATTTCGTCCTGAAGTAGAACCGCAACCGTTCGATGAGAACTGGATGGGTGGTTTCTTCTGCCCGTGCCACGGCTCCAAATACGATTTGGCAGGCCGGGTTTATCGTGGCGTTCCTGCTCCGGCAAACCTGGTGGTGCCGCCGTACCGTGTCGACGGCACTATTCTGACCATTGGTGAGGAGACCGCCTGA
- the atpG gene encoding F0F1 ATP synthase subunit gamma, producing MAAGKEIRTKIAGFKNTQKITSAMEMVAASKKRKAQDRMDASKPYADKIRAVIGHLANANPEYRHAFMKERDVKRVGYIVVSTDRGMCGGLNANLFKRVAQDASAWKDKGATVQICAIGSKGTGFFKGRGFEVVASMAHLGDKPAVSDLIGGVKVMLDDYNAGKIDRLFLVFNEFVNTMVQKPVLEQLLPLEAADDSSSRRHSWDYLYEPDAEVLLDHLLVRYIESVVYQGVVENFACEQAARMMAMKSASENAEELIESLNMEYNKARQAAITQEIAEIVGGASAVQ from the coding sequence ATGGCAGCCGGAAAAGAGATACGGACAAAGATAGCGGGCTTTAAGAACACGCAGAAAATCACCTCGGCCATGGAAATGGTTGCGGCGAGTAAGAAGCGTAAAGCCCAGGATCGGATGGATGCCAGTAAGCCCTATGCGGACAAAATCCGGGCGGTGATCGGCCATTTGGCCAACGCCAACCCGGAATACCGTCACGCCTTTATGAAAGAACGTGACGTCAAACGCGTGGGTTACATTGTGGTCTCCACAGACCGAGGCATGTGTGGTGGCTTGAACGCCAACCTGTTCAAACGGGTGGCTCAGGACGCCAGTGCCTGGAAAGACAAAGGCGCAACGGTGCAAATCTGTGCTATTGGCAGCAAAGGAACCGGCTTTTTCAAAGGTCGCGGTTTCGAGGTTGTTGCTTCCATGGCGCATCTTGGCGACAAACCGGCCGTGAGTGATCTCATCGGTGGCGTCAAAGTCATGCTGGACGACTACAACGCAGGCAAGATCGATCGTCTGTTCCTGGTGTTTAACGAATTCGTGAACACCATGGTTCAGAAGCCGGTCCTTGAACAGCTTTTGCCCCTGGAAGCGGCAGACGACAGCAGTTCGCGTCGCCACAGTTGGGACTATTTATACGAGCCAGACGCCGAAGTCCTGCTCGACCATTTGTTGGTTCGTTATATCGAATCCGTGGTCTATCAGGGCGTGGTGGAGAACTTCGCTTGTGAACAGGCCGCACGCATGATGGCAATGAAAAGCGCCAGTGAAAATGCTGAGGAACTGATCGAAAGTCTCAATATGGAATACAACAAGGCACGCCAGGCAGCGATTACTCAGGAAATCGCTGAAATCGTCGGCGGCGCTTCCGCGGTGCAATAA